The Kosakonia sacchari SP1 genome includes a window with the following:
- the cpsB gene encoding mannose-1-phosphate guanyltransferase: MSQTQLYPVVMAGGSGSRLWPLSRVLYPKQFLCLKGELTMLQTTICRLNGVECESPVVICNEQHRFIVAEQLRQLHKLTENIILEPVGRNTAPAIALAALAVKRHSPDSDPLMLVLAADHVIQDEEAFRTSVRNAIPYAEAGKLVTFGIVPDLPETGYGYIRRGAVSAGDVDAVAFEVAQFVEKPNLETAQGYVASGEYYWNSGMFLFRAGRYLEELKKYRPDILEACEKAMDATDPDMDFIRVDEASFLACPEESIDYAVMERTADAVVVPMDAGWSDVGSWSSLWEISQHTPEGNVHHGDVISHKTENSYVYAESGLVTTVGVKDLVVVQTKDAVLIADRNAVQDVKKVVEKIKADGRHEHHIHREVYRPWGKYDSIDSGDRYQVKRITVKPGEGLSVQMHHHRAEHWVVVAGTAKVTIDGEVKLLGENESIYIPLGARHCLENPGKIPLDLIEVRSGSYLEEDDIVRFADRYGRI; this comes from the coding sequence ATGAGTCAAACACAACTCTATCCGGTCGTGATGGCCGGCGGCTCTGGCAGCCGTTTGTGGCCGCTGTCCCGTGTGCTTTACCCTAAACAGTTTCTCTGCCTGAAAGGCGAACTCACCATGTTGCAAACCACCATCTGCCGCCTGAACGGCGTGGAGTGCGAAAGCCCGGTGGTGATTTGTAACGAACAGCACCGCTTTATCGTCGCGGAGCAATTGCGTCAGCTGCACAAGCTGACCGAAAACATCATCCTCGAACCGGTAGGTCGCAACACGGCTCCGGCTATCGCGCTGGCGGCGCTGGCGGTAAAACGTCACAGCCCGGATAGCGATCCGCTGATGCTGGTGCTGGCCGCTGATCATGTGATCCAGGATGAAGAGGCGTTTCGCACGTCGGTACGCAATGCGATCCCTTACGCCGAAGCGGGCAAACTGGTGACCTTTGGTATCGTGCCGGATCTGCCGGAAACCGGTTATGGCTACATCCGTCGCGGCGCGGTTTCAGCCGGTGACGTCGATGCGGTGGCGTTTGAAGTGGCGCAATTTGTCGAAAAACCCAACCTCGAAACGGCGCAGGGTTATGTGGCAAGCGGCGAGTATTACTGGAACAGCGGCATGTTCCTGTTCCGCGCCGGTCGCTACCTGGAAGAGCTGAAAAAATACCGCCCGGATATTCTTGAGGCCTGCGAAAAAGCAATGGACGCCACCGACCCGGATATGGACTTTATCCGCGTCGATGAGGCGTCTTTCCTCGCCTGCCCGGAAGAGTCGATTGACTATGCGGTCATGGAACGCACCGCCGATGCGGTTGTTGTGCCAATGGACGCGGGCTGGAGCGATGTTGGCTCCTGGTCGTCGCTGTGGGAAATCAGCCAGCACACGCCGGAGGGAAACGTTCATCACGGCGACGTCATCAGCCATAAAACCGAAAACAGCTATGTTTACGCGGAATCTGGCCTGGTCACCACCGTCGGGGTGAAAGATCTGGTGGTGGTGCAGACCAAAGATGCGGTGCTGATTGCCGACCGTAACGCCGTGCAGGATGTGAAAAAAGTGGTCGAGAAAATCAAAGCCGACGGGCGTCACGAACACCATATTCACCGCGAAGTTTACCGCCCTTGGGGTAAATATGACTCCATTGATTCCGGCGACCGCTACCAGGTAAAACGCATTACCGTGAAGCCGGGCGAAGGACTTTCCGTACAGATGCATCACCACCGCGCTGAACACTGGGTGGTGGTCGCCGGTACGGCAAAAGTGACGATTGATGGCGAAGTGAAACTGCTGGGCGAAAACGAATCTATCTATATTCCGCTCGGCGCGCGCCACTGTCTGGAAAACCCTGGGAAAATCCCGCTCGATCTGATCGAGGTGCGCTCCGGTTCGTACCTTGAAGAGGATGACATTGTGCGGTTTGCCGATCGTTACGGCCGTATTTAA
- the cpsG gene encoding colanic acid biosynthesis phosphomannomutase CpsG, with protein MEKLTCFKAYDIRGKLGEELNEDIAWRIGRAYGEYLKPQTIVLGGDVRQTSEALKLALAKGLQDAGVNVLDIGLSGTEEIYFATFHLGVDGGIEVTASHNPMDYNGMKLVRKGARPISGDTGLRDVQRLAEANDFPPVNPAKRGSYEQINLRDAYIDHLMGYIDTNNLKPLKLVINSGNGAAGPVVDAIEARFKALNVPVTFVKVHNEPDGTFPHGIPNPLLPECRDDTRNAVIEHNADMGIAFDGDFDRCFLFDGEGQFIEGYYIVGLLAEAFLEKHPGAKIIHDPRLSWNTVDVVGRAGGTPVMSKTGHAFIKERMREEDAIYGGEMSAHHYFRDFAYCDSGMIPWLLVTELLCLKGKTLAQLVRDRMVAFPASGEINSKLADPATAINRVEQHFTPGALEIDRTDGISIAFADWRFNLRSSNTEPVVRLNVESRRDEELMKARTQEILALLNQ; from the coding sequence ATGGAAAAATTAACCTGTTTTAAAGCTTACGATATTCGCGGCAAGCTGGGCGAAGAACTCAATGAAGATATTGCATGGCGTATTGGCCGCGCCTATGGGGAATACCTGAAGCCGCAGACCATCGTGCTGGGCGGCGATGTGCGTCAGACCAGCGAAGCGCTGAAACTGGCGCTGGCGAAAGGGTTGCAGGACGCCGGTGTGAATGTGCTGGATATTGGGCTTTCCGGCACCGAAGAGATCTATTTTGCCACTTTCCATCTGGGCGTTGACGGCGGTATCGAAGTGACCGCCAGCCACAACCCGATGGATTATAACGGCATGAAACTGGTGCGTAAGGGCGCACGTCCGATCAGCGGCGATACCGGCCTGCGCGATGTGCAGCGCCTGGCGGAAGCCAATGATTTCCCGCCGGTGAACCCGGCAAAACGCGGCAGCTACGAGCAAATTAATCTGCGCGATGCCTATATCGATCACCTGATGGGCTATATCGACACCAATAACCTCAAGCCGCTGAAGCTGGTGATTAACTCCGGTAACGGCGCGGCAGGTCCGGTGGTGGATGCCATTGAAGCCCGCTTTAAGGCGCTGAATGTGCCGGTGACGTTCGTCAAAGTGCATAACGAGCCGGACGGCACCTTCCCGCACGGTATTCCTAACCCGCTGCTGCCCGAGTGCCGCGACGATACCCGCAATGCGGTGATTGAGCATAACGCCGATATGGGCATTGCTTTCGATGGCGACTTTGACCGTTGCTTCCTGTTCGACGGGGAAGGGCAGTTTATCGAGGGCTACTACATTGTTGGCCTGCTGGCCGAAGCGTTCCTCGAAAAACATCCTGGCGCGAAAATTATTCATGACCCGCGCTTGTCGTGGAACACGGTAGATGTGGTTGGCCGCGCGGGCGGTACGCCGGTGATGTCGAAAACCGGCCATGCCTTTATCAAAGAGCGGATGCGCGAAGAAGACGCTATCTATGGCGGCGAAATGAGCGCGCATCACTACTTCCGTGACTTTGCCTACTGCGACAGCGGCATGATCCCGTGGCTGCTGGTCACCGAACTGCTGTGCCTGAAAGGTAAAACCCTGGCGCAACTGGTGCGCGATCGCATGGTGGCGTTCCCGGCGAGCGGCGAGATCAACAGCAAGCTGGCGGACCCGGCGACGGCTATCAACCGCGTTGAACAACACTTCACGCCGGGTGCGCTGGAGATCGACCGTACGGACGGCATCAGCATCGCGTTTGCCGACTGGCGCTTTAACTTGCGCTCTTCCAACACAGAACCCGTTGTGCGTCTGAATGTTGAATCGCGGCGCGACGAGGAACTGATGAAAGCGCGAACGCAGGAAATTCTGGCACTGTTGAATCAATAA
- the wcaJ gene encoding undecaprenyl-phosphate glucose phosphotransferase: protein MTHLKKRDRAKTNASLISIVQRFSDITIMFGGLWLVCKVNALPFFYMHLLMALITLVVFQMIGGMTDFYRSWRGVKIMTELTLLLQNWTLSLIFSAGLLAFNNDFDNTFNIYLAWYLLTSMGLMMSRAVIRFGAGWMRNLGYNTRRVAVAGDMPMGQELLEGFRNEPWLGFDVVGVYHDPQPGGITTGWAGNLDQLVEDAKSGKIHNVYIAMSMNDAACIKKLVRQLADTTCSVILIPDVFTFNILHSRVEEVNGVPVVPLYDTPLSGVNRILKRLEDIVLASLILLLISPVLLAISVAVKLSSPGPVIFRQTRYGMDGKPIKVWKFRSMKVMENDKVVTQATQNDPRVTKVGSFLRRTSLDELPQFINVLTGGMSIVGPRPHAVAHNEQYRSLIEGYMLRHKVKPGITGWAQINGWRGETDTLEKMEKRIEFDLEYIREWSLWFDIKIVFLTVFKGFVNKAAY, encoded by the coding sequence ATGACTCATCTCAAAAAACGCGACCGGGCCAAAACGAATGCATCGTTAATCTCTATCGTGCAGCGCTTCTCCGACATCACCATTATGTTCGGTGGCCTGTGGTTGGTGTGTAAGGTCAATGCGCTGCCGTTCTTCTACATGCATCTGCTGATGGCTCTGATTACGCTGGTTGTTTTCCAGATGATCGGCGGAATGACCGATTTTTACCGCTCCTGGCGGGGCGTAAAAATCATGACTGAACTGACGCTGCTGTTGCAGAACTGGACGCTGAGCCTGATTTTCAGCGCCGGTTTGCTGGCGTTCAATAATGATTTTGATAACACCTTCAACATTTATCTCGCCTGGTATTTGTTGACCTCGATGGGGCTGATGATGAGCCGGGCGGTGATCCGCTTTGGCGCCGGCTGGATGCGTAACCTGGGCTACAACACGCGCCGCGTGGCGGTGGCCGGTGATATGCCGATGGGCCAGGAATTGCTGGAAGGTTTTCGCAATGAACCGTGGCTCGGGTTTGATGTGGTCGGGGTTTACCACGATCCACAACCGGGCGGCATTACGACTGGCTGGGCGGGAAACCTCGACCAACTGGTGGAAGATGCGAAAAGCGGGAAAATTCACAACGTCTACATCGCCATGTCGATGAACGATGCGGCCTGCATTAAAAAGCTGGTGCGCCAGCTCGCCGATACCACCTGTTCGGTGATCCTTATCCCTGACGTTTTCACCTTTAATATTCTGCACTCGCGTGTGGAAGAGGTGAACGGCGTGCCAGTGGTGCCGCTGTATGACACGCCGCTTTCCGGTGTCAACCGCATCCTGAAACGTCTGGAAGATATTGTTCTCGCCTCGCTGATTTTGCTGCTCATCTCCCCGGTGCTGTTGGCGATTTCGGTGGCGGTGAAACTCAGTTCGCCGGGGCCGGTTATCTTCCGCCAGACGCGTTATGGCATGGACGGTAAGCCAATCAAAGTGTGGAAATTCCGCTCCATGAAGGTGATGGAAAACGACAAAGTGGTAACGCAGGCGACGCAGAACGATCCGCGCGTTACCAAAGTCGGCAGTTTCCTGCGCCGTACGTCGCTCGATGAACTGCCGCAGTTTATCAATGTGCTGACCGGCGGGATGTCGATTGTTGGCCCGCGCCCGCATGCGGTAGCGCATAACGAGCAGTATCGCTCGCTGATTGAGGGCTACATGCTGCGCCATAAAGTGAAACCCGGGATTACCGGCTGGGCACAAATTAATGGCTGGCGCGGTGAAACCGACACGCTGGAGAAAATGGAAAAACGCATTGAGTTCGATCTCGAATACATCCGTGAATGGAGTCTGTGGTTCGATATCAAAATCGTTTTTCTGACCGTCTTTAAAGGCTTTGTTAACAAAGCGGCGTATTAA
- the wzxC gene encoding colanic acid undecaprenyl disphosphate flippase WzxC has product MSLREKTISGAKWSAMATLTIIGLGLVQMTVLARIIDNHQFGLLTVSLVIIALADTLSDFGIANSIIQRKEISHLELTTLYWLNVGLGIVVCIAVFSLSGTIANVLNNPDLEPLIKTLSLAFVVIPHGQQFRALMQKELEFNKIGAIETLSVLAGFSFTVISAFFWPLAMTAILGYLVNSAVRTLLFGYFGRKIYRPGLHFSLASVSSNLRFGAWLTADSIINYVNTNLSTLVLARILGASVAGGYNLAYNVAVVPPMKLNPIITRVLFPAFAKIQDDTEKLRVNFYKLLSVVGIINFPILLGLMVVSNNFVPLVFGDKWNSIIPILQLLCIVGLLRAVGNPIGSLLMAKARVDISFKFNVFKTFLFIPAIIVGGHLAGALGVTLGFLLVQIINTVLSYFVMIKPVLGSSYRQYILSLWLPFYLSLPTLVVSYGLGLALNGHLPLAAMLAIQVAAGVVAFAGMLIVSRNALVVEMKRQFCRNEKLKTLLRAG; this is encoded by the coding sequence ATGAGCCTGAGAGAAAAAACCATCAGCGGCGCGAAGTGGTCCGCCATGGCGACCCTGACCATTATTGGTCTGGGGCTGGTGCAGATGACCGTGCTGGCGCGCATTATCGATAACCACCAGTTCGGTCTGCTGACCGTCTCGCTGGTGATTATCGCGCTGGCGGATACGCTGTCGGATTTTGGCATCGCTAACTCGATTATTCAGCGTAAAGAGATAAGCCATCTCGAACTGACTACGTTGTACTGGCTCAATGTTGGGCTGGGCATCGTGGTCTGCATTGCCGTTTTCTCCCTGAGCGGGACGATCGCCAATGTGCTGAATAACCCGGATCTGGAACCGCTGATTAAAACGCTGTCGCTGGCCTTCGTGGTGATCCCACACGGCCAGCAATTTCGCGCCTTGATGCAAAAAGAACTGGAGTTCAACAAGATAGGCGCCATCGAAACGCTGTCGGTGCTGGCGGGCTTCAGTTTTACGGTCATCAGCGCGTTCTTCTGGCCGCTGGCGATGACCGCGATCCTCGGTTATCTGGTTAACAGCGCCGTGCGCACGCTGCTGTTTGGCTATTTTGGGCGCAAAATTTACCGCCCTGGGTTGCATTTCTCGCTGGCGTCGGTCAGCTCCAACCTGCGTTTTGGCGCCTGGCTGACAGCAGACAGCATCATCAACTATGTGAATACCAACCTCTCCACGCTGGTGCTGGCGCGTATTCTCGGTGCCAGTGTCGCCGGGGGCTACAACCTGGCGTACAACGTGGCGGTAGTGCCGCCGATGAAGCTCAACCCTATCATCACCCGCGTGCTGTTCCCGGCGTTTGCCAAAATTCAGGACGACACCGAGAAGCTGCGCGTGAACTTCTACAAACTGCTGTCTGTGGTCGGGATCATTAACTTCCCGATCCTGCTGGGGCTGATGGTGGTGTCGAATAACTTTGTGCCGCTGGTGTTTGGCGACAAATGGAACAGCATCATTCCCATCCTGCAATTGCTCTGTATCGTCGGGCTGTTGCGCGCAGTGGGTAACCCGATTGGTTCGCTGCTGATGGCGAAAGCGCGGGTGGATATCAGCTTTAAATTCAATGTTTTTAAAACGTTTCTCTTTATCCCCGCCATTATTGTCGGTGGACATCTGGCGGGTGCGCTCGGCGTGACACTCGGTTTTCTGCTGGTGCAAATCATCAACACGGTGCTGAGCTACTTCGTGATGATTAAACCGGTGCTCGGTTCCAGCTACCGTCAGTACATCCTGAGCCTGTGGCTGCCCTTTTACCTGTCGCTGCCGACCCTGGTGGTGAGCTACGGCCTGGGCCTGGCCCTGAACGGACATCTGCCGCTGGCGGCGATGTTGGCGATTCAGGTCGCGGCGGGCGTGGTGGCGTTCGCCGGGATGCTGATTGTGTCGCGTAATGCGCTGGTGGTGGAGATGAAACGCCAGTTTTGCCGCAACGAGAAACTTAAAACGCTGCTTCGCGCAGGATAA
- the wcaK gene encoding colanic acid biosynthesis pyruvyl transferase WcaK: protein MKLLILGNHTCGNRGDSAILRGLLDAIALIEPDAEVDVMSRYPVSSSWLLNRPVMGDPLYSQMKEQNNAAGLMGRVKKVLRRRYQHQVLLSRVTDTGKLRNIAIAQGFTDFVRRLADYDAIIQVGGSFFVDLYGVPQFEHALCTFMAKKPIYMIGHSVGPFQNEAFNQLANYVFGHCDALILRETVSLNLMKQSDITTSKVEQGVDTAWLVDHHQHDFVASYAVQHWLDLATKEKTVAITLRELAPFDKRLNTTQQAYEQAFAEVVNRIIDAGYQVIALSTCTGIDSYNKDDRMVALNLRQYVNDPSRYHVVMDELNDLEMGKILGACELTVGTRLHSAIISMNFGTPAIAINYEHKSAGIMQQLGMPEMAVDIRHLLDGSLAAMAADTLGQLPAINQRLATAVAAEREHGMKMVKSVLDRVQGVK from the coding sequence ATGAAATTATTGATCCTTGGCAATCACACATGCGGCAACCGTGGTGACAGCGCTATTTTACGTGGGCTGCTGGATGCGATTGCCCTGATTGAGCCGGATGCAGAGGTGGATGTGATGAGCCGCTATCCGGTGAGCTCATCCTGGTTACTCAACCGCCCGGTGATGGGCGACCCGCTCTATAGCCAGATGAAAGAGCAGAACAACGCCGCCGGGTTAATGGGGCGCGTGAAGAAGGTGCTGCGCCGCCGTTACCAGCACCAGGTGCTGCTCTCCAGGGTGACGGATACCGGAAAGCTGCGCAATATCGCGATCGCGCAAGGGTTTACCGATTTTGTCCGCCGCCTGGCGGACTATGACGCGATTATTCAGGTCGGCGGCTCTTTCTTTGTTGATCTGTACGGCGTGCCGCAGTTTGAGCACGCGCTGTGTACGTTTATGGCGAAAAAACCGATCTACATGATTGGTCACAGCGTGGGACCGTTCCAGAACGAGGCGTTTAACCAACTGGCGAATTATGTTTTTGGCCATTGCGATGCGCTGATCCTGCGTGAAACCGTGAGCCTCAATTTGATGAAGCAAAGCGACATCACCACCAGCAAAGTCGAGCAGGGCGTTGATACCGCCTGGCTGGTGGATCACCATCAGCATGATTTTGTGGCCAGCTATGCGGTGCAGCACTGGCTGGATCTGGCGACGAAAGAGAAAACCGTGGCGATTACGCTGCGTGAACTGGCGCCGTTTGATAAACGACTTAACACCACTCAACAGGCCTATGAACAGGCTTTTGCCGAGGTGGTCAACCGGATTATTGACGCAGGTTATCAGGTTATTGCGCTCTCCACCTGCACCGGTATCGACAGCTATAACAAAGATGACCGCATGGTGGCGCTCAATCTGCGCCAGTATGTCAACGATCCGTCGCGTTACCACGTGGTAATGGATGAACTGAACGATCTGGAGATGGGCAAGATCCTCGGCGCGTGTGAGTTAACGGTGGGTACGCGCCTGCACTCCGCGATTATCTCGATGAACTTTGGTACGCCAGCGATTGCTATCAATTATGAACACAAGTCGGCAGGCATCATGCAGCAACTCGGGATGCCGGAAATGGCGGTCGACATTCGCCATCTGCTGGATGGTTCATTAGCGGCGATGGCGGCCGACACGCTGGGGCAGTTGCCTGCGATTAACCAGCGCCTGGCAACGGCGGTGGCGGCTGAGCGCGAGCACGGCATGAAAATGGTCAAATCTGTGCTCGACCGCGTACAGGGGGTGAAATGA
- the wcaL gene encoding colanic acid biosynthesis glycosyltransferase WcaL, translating to MKVSFFLLKFPLSSETFVLNQIVAFINMGFEVEIVALHKGDMNNTHAAYTEYRLAEKTHWLLAEPEGKMAKLSYRGQAIARGIWKSSTWKALNMSRYGDEARNLILPAICGLAPRTFSADVFIAHFGPAGVTAAKLRELGVLKGKIATVFHGIDISHRDVLNHYTPEYQQLFQRGDLMLPISDLWAGRLKNMGCPETKIAVSRMGVDMARFSLRSVKNPGSPLQIISVARLTEKKGLHVAIEACRLLKERGVDFKYRILGIGPWERRLRTLIEQFQLEDVIEMPGFKPSHEVKALLDEADVFLLPSVTGADGDMEGIPVALMEAMAVGIPVVSTVHSGIPELIDAGQSGWLVPENDAEALAQRLAAFGDMECRDLTPVVTRAREKVENDFNQKIINQQLASLLQTL from the coding sequence ATGAAAGTCAGCTTTTTTTTGCTGAAGTTTCCCTTATCTTCCGAAACCTTTGTGCTCAACCAGATTGTCGCCTTTATCAATATGGGTTTTGAGGTTGAGATTGTCGCCCTGCATAAGGGCGATATGAACAATACACACGCGGCGTATACCGAGTACCGGCTGGCGGAAAAAACACACTGGCTGCTGGCCGAGCCGGAAGGGAAGATGGCAAAACTGAGCTATCGCGGGCAGGCGATAGCGCGGGGTATCTGGAAATCCTCCACCTGGAAAGCGTTGAATATGTCGCGCTATGGTGACGAAGCCCGCAACCTGATCCTGCCAGCCATTTGTGGCCTCGCGCCGCGCACATTCAGCGCCGATGTCTTTATCGCCCACTTTGGCCCGGCAGGCGTTACCGCCGCCAAACTGCGGGAACTTGGCGTTCTTAAAGGCAAAATCGCCACCGTATTCCACGGCATTGATATCTCGCATCGCGACGTGTTGAACCACTATACGCCGGAGTATCAGCAGCTTTTCCAGCGTGGCGATCTGATGCTGCCGATCAGCGATTTATGGGCCGGTAGGCTGAAAAACATGGGCTGCCCGGAGACCAAGATCGCTGTGTCACGCATGGGGGTCGATATGGCCCGCTTTAGTTTGCGCTCGGTTAAAAACCCCGGTAGCCCACTGCAAATTATCTCTGTCGCGCGCCTGACCGAGAAAAAAGGGCTGCATGTTGCGATTGAGGCGTGCCGTCTATTGAAAGAACGCGGTGTGGATTTCAAATATCGCATCCTCGGTATTGGTCCATGGGAACGCCGCTTACGCACCCTTATCGAACAATTCCAGCTGGAAGATGTGATTGAAATGCCGGGCTTTAAACCCAGCCATGAAGTGAAAGCGCTGCTTGATGAAGCCGACGTTTTTTTGCTGCCGTCAGTTACCGGCGCGGATGGGGATATGGAAGGGATCCCGGTTGCGCTGATGGAGGCGATGGCGGTGGGGATCCCGGTAGTATCAACTGTCCACAGCGGCATTCCGGAATTGATCGATGCCGGGCAGTCCGGCTGGCTGGTACCGGAAAATGATGCCGAGGCGCTGGCGCAGCGACTGGCTGCTTTCGGTGACATGGAGTGCCGTGATTTAACACCAGTGGTGACGCGGGCGCGCGAAAAAGTCGAGAACGACTTCAACCAGAAAATCATCAACCAGCAACTTGCCAGTCTGTTGCAGACGCTTTAA
- the wcaM gene encoding colanic acid biosynthesis protein WcaM, translated as MTVKNTATALSRRTFLAASSALAALPLLHTPAARALGRNDTVSISDYNRNDWPAAFKQAFADGQTVEVPAGVVCDNINTGIFIPAGKTLLVRGALKGNGRGRFVLQDGSRVVGEKGGNFYNITLDVRGSDCVIKGVSMSGFGPVMQIYIGGKDARAMRNLVIDNITVSKANYGILRQGFHNELDGVRITNGHFSDLQGDAIEWNVAINDRNILISDHVIDNINCTNGKINWGIGIGLAGSTYDNNYPEDQAVKNFVVANITGSNCRQLVHVENGKHFIIRNVKAKNITPDFSKKAGIDNATVAIYGCDNFVIDNVSMVNSAGMLIGYGVIKGDYLSIPQNFKLNDIQQDNSSSKYKLRGIQISSGNATSFVAITNVKMQSATLELHNKPQHLFLRNINVTQEAANGPALKLNFDLRKDVRGRFMAKQDTLLSLANIHAVNENGQSSVDIDRVDQHVVNADNLNFRLPAKRL; from the coding sequence ATGACCGTGAAGAATACAGCAACTGCGCTCTCGCGACGCACCTTCCTGGCCGCCAGTTCCGCGCTGGCGGCACTTCCTTTGCTACACACTCCAGCCGCCCGCGCGCTGGGGCGTAACGACACGGTCAGTATCAGTGATTACAACCGCAATGACTGGCCCGCGGCGTTTAAACAAGCTTTTGCTGACGGACAAACTGTGGAAGTTCCCGCAGGTGTGGTCTGCGACAATATCAACACCGGTATTTTCATTCCTGCCGGCAAAACGCTGCTGGTGCGCGGCGCACTGAAAGGTAACGGACGCGGGCGCTTTGTGTTGCAGGACGGTAGCCGGGTGGTAGGAGAGAAGGGCGGTAATTTCTATAACATCACGCTGGATGTGCGCGGTTCAGACTGCGTCATTAAGGGCGTAAGTATGAGCGGCTTTGGCCCGGTGATGCAGATTTACATTGGCGGCAAAGATGCGCGCGCGATGCGCAATTTGGTCATCGATAACATCACGGTGAGCAAAGCGAACTATGGCATTTTACGCCAGGGTTTCCACAACGAACTGGACGGCGTGCGGATTACTAATGGCCATTTCAGTGACTTACAAGGTGATGCCATCGAATGGAATGTGGCCATCAATGACCGCAACATCCTCATCTCCGACCATGTGATTGATAATATCAACTGCACCAACGGCAAAATTAACTGGGGCATTGGTATTGGGCTGGCAGGCAGCACCTACGACAATAACTACCCTGAAGATCAAGCGGTTAAAAACTTTGTCGTGGCGAATATTACCGGCAGCAACTGCCGCCAGTTAGTGCATGTGGAAAACGGTAAACACTTTATTATTCGCAACGTTAAAGCGAAAAACATCACCCCGGATTTCAGTAAAAAAGCCGGGATTGATAATGCGACTGTGGCGATTTACGGCTGTGATAATTTCGTCATTGATAATGTTTCAATGGTCAATAGCGCTGGCATGCTGATTGGCTATGGTGTTATCAAAGGCGACTATTTGTCGATCCCGCAGAATTTCAAACTCAACGATATCCAGCAGGACAATAGCAGCAGCAAATATAAACTGCGCGGTATCCAGATATCGTCCGGCAATGCGACGTCGTTTGTGGCTATCACCAACGTGAAAATGCAGAGTGCGACGCTGGAGCTGCACAATAAACCGCAACATCTTTTCCTGCGTAATATCAATGTGACGCAAGAGGCGGCCAACGGCCCGGCACTGAAGCTGAACTTCGATTTACGCAAAGATGTGCGCGGGCGTTTTATGGCGAAACAGGACACCTTGCTGTCGTTGGCGAATATTCACGCAGTCAATGAAAATGGGCAAAGTTCAGTCGATATCGACAGGGTCGATCAGCATGTAGTGAATGCCGATAATTTGAACTTCCGTTTGCCGGCGAAGCGGCTCTAA
- the galF gene encoding GalU regulator GalF: protein MVNLKAVIPVAGLGMHMLPATKAIPKEMLPIVDKPMIQYIVDEVVAAGIKEIVLVTHSSKNAVENHFDTSYELEALLEQRVKRQLLAEVQSICPPGVTIMNVRQAQPLGLGHSILCARPIVGDNPFVVVLPDIVLDTATADPLRYNLAAMVARFAETGRSQVLAKRMKGDLSEYSVIQTKEPLDTEGKVSRIVQFIEKPDQPQTLDSDLMAVGRYVLSADIWAELEKTEPGAWGRIQLTDAIAELAEKQSVDAMLMTGDSYDCGKKMGYMQAFVNYGLRNLKEGQKFRESIKKLLAQ, encoded by the coding sequence ATGGTTAATTTGAAAGCAGTTATTCCGGTAGCCGGTCTGGGAATGCATATGCTCCCGGCCACGAAAGCGATTCCAAAAGAGATGCTACCGATCGTCGACAAGCCGATGATTCAGTACATCGTCGACGAAGTTGTTGCTGCAGGGATCAAAGAAATCGTTCTGGTGACTCACTCGTCAAAAAACGCGGTGGAAAACCACTTCGACACCTCCTACGAACTTGAAGCGCTGCTTGAACAGCGTGTTAAACGCCAGTTGCTGGCGGAAGTGCAGTCTATTTGTCCGCCAGGCGTGACGATTATGAACGTGCGTCAGGCGCAGCCGCTGGGGTTAGGCCACTCTATCCTCTGTGCGCGTCCGATTGTAGGCGACAACCCGTTTGTCGTTGTACTGCCGGATATCGTGCTGGATACGGCGACCGCCGATCCGCTGCGTTACAACCTCGCGGCGATGGTGGCACGCTTTGCTGAGACCGGCCGCAGCCAGGTGCTGGCAAAACGCATGAAAGGCGATCTCTCTGAATACTCCGTTATCCAGACCAAAGAGCCACTGGATACAGAAGGTAAAGTCAGTCGTATTGTGCAGTTTATTGAAAAACCGGATCAACCGCAGACGCTGGATTCCGACCTGATGGCAGTGGGGCGCTATGTACTTTCTGCCGATATCTGGGCGGAACTGGAAAAAACCGAGCCGGGCGCATGGGGGCGTATTCAGCTGACCGATGCGATTGCAGAGCTTGCAGAAAAACAGTCTGTTGATGCGATGTTGATGACCGGCGACAGCTATGACTGCGGTAAGAAAATGGGGTACATGCAGGCCTTTGTGAACTACGGTCTGCGTAACCTGAAAGAAGGTCAGAAATTCCGCGAAAGTATTAAAAAATTGCTGGCGCAGTAA